A genomic window from Flintibacter sp. KGMB00164 includes:
- a CDS encoding cytochrome C biogenesis protein, whose amino-acid sequence MTEFSCCKLEIFIPESHLSVLQQALREADAGHIGSYDSCLSYSPVTSCWRPLAGSEPYLGQVGALSTEPELKVEVTCRREKLDETLRAVKAVHPYEEPVINVIPLYQVGI is encoded by the coding sequence ATGACCGAGTTTTCCTGCTGCAAATTAGAGATTTTTATTCCGGAGAGCCATTTATCCGTTCTTCAACAAGCACTGCGAGAGGCAGACGCGGGACATATCGGCAGCTACGACAGCTGCCTGTCTTACAGCCCGGTTACCAGCTGCTGGCGGCCTTTGGCCGGAAGTGAGCCCTACCTGGGTCAGGTGGGGGCGCTGAGCACAGAGCCGGAGCTGAAGGTGGAGGTCACCTGCCGCCGGGAGAAATTAGATGAGACATTGAGAGCGGTGAAGGCTGTGCACCCCTATGAGGAACCGGTGATCAATGTGATTCCGCTATATCAGGTGGGAATATAA
- a CDS encoding DUF6198 family protein encodes MKTDVLGQVKRYVLLCVGLTIMAFGVAFSIKAGLGTSPISSLPYVLSLLTPLTVGTATIAMHVVLICLQILLLRRRYDPIQLMQLPVALIFGVLTDFSVWALQGVSATSYPMQWGLCVVGILLVGVGVSFEVTANVVTLAGEGMVLALCKAFPLKFANTKVGFDVTLVLIASTLSLVFLGQLEGVREGTVAAAICVGLVAKQVNRPMTAFAKRYL; translated from the coding sequence ATGAAAACAGATGTTTTGGGACAGGTCAAGCGGTATGTGCTCCTGTGTGTGGGGCTGACCATTATGGCCTTTGGTGTGGCCTTTTCCATTAAGGCGGGATTGGGTACCTCACCGATTTCCAGCCTGCCCTATGTGCTCAGCCTGTTGACGCCTCTAACAGTGGGAACGGCCACCATTGCCATGCATGTGGTGCTTATTTGCCTGCAGATTTTACTTCTTCGCCGCCGATATGACCCTATTCAGCTCATGCAGCTGCCGGTGGCTCTGATCTTTGGGGTACTAACCGATTTTAGTGTCTGGGCGCTGCAGGGGGTGTCCGCCACATCCTACCCCATGCAGTGGGGGCTCTGCGTGGTCGGCATTCTTCTGGTGGGTGTGGGAGTCAGTTTTGAGGTCACCGCCAACGTAGTGACACTGGCGGGCGAAGGAATGGTTTTGGCCTTATGTAAGGCGTTCCCTTTGAAATTTGCCAACACCAAAGTGGGATTTGATGTGACGCTGGTGCTTATTGCCAGTACACTGTCTCTCGTCTTCCTGGGACAGCTGGAAGGAGTGCGGGAAGGCACCGTGGCGGCGGCCATCTGCGTAGGACTGGTAGCGAAACAGGTCAACCGGCCTATGACCGCCTTTGCCAAGCGATATCTGTAA
- a CDS encoding (deoxy)nucleoside triphosphate pyrophosphohydrolase produces the protein MTEVVAALIWQGERFMICQRPAHKARGMLWEFVGGKVEPGESKEQALVRECREELAVEVAVGDIFLEVTHTYPDITVHLTLFHASIVQGVPQKLEHNDIRYITVDEIPQYEFCPADEVILQKLRQEGGRS, from the coding sequence ATGACAGAAGTAGTGGCTGCCCTCATCTGGCAGGGAGAGCGGTTTATGATTTGCCAGCGCCCTGCGCACAAGGCCCGGGGAATGCTGTGGGAGTTTGTGGGGGGCAAGGTGGAGCCCGGAGAGAGCAAGGAACAGGCTCTGGTGCGGGAGTGCCGAGAGGAATTGGCAGTTGAAGTGGCAGTGGGTGATATCTTTCTGGAGGTCACCCATACATATCCCGACATTACAGTGCACCTTACGCTGTTTCATGCCTCCATTGTCCAAGGGGTGCCCCAGAAGCTGGAGCACAACGATATCCGCTACATTACGGTGGATGAGATTCCACAATATGAGTTCTGCCCGGCGGATGAAGTGATCCTGCAAAAGCTCCGGCAGGAGGGAGGACGCTCATGA
- a CDS encoding tocopherol cyclase family protein, with amino-acid sequence MGNSFRGWYFKCQSPTQTLALIPAIHTCRGRRTSSIQIVTEHEHWNIPLPGEGCLVRWDRPQAKLGQNYFSPQGVELHLHSQHCHVEGQLRFGPPASLPGDIMGPFRFVPFLECRHRVFSMRHPVTGQLCVNGKTYHFDHDLGYIEGDQGRSFPRRYLWTQCLFPEGSLMLSAADIPLGPISFPGVIAVLSIFGKVIILATYCGARILSVKSGKISVKQNDLLLTAELLSDQGRPLHAPQGGEMCRTIRENVSCRARYHLFQDGQLLWAGESCQASFEYEYPC; translated from the coding sequence ATGGGGAACAGCTTTCGCGGCTGGTACTTCAAGTGCCAGTCTCCCACCCAAACCCTGGCCTTGATTCCAGCCATTCATACCTGTCGGGGCCGGCGGACCAGTTCCATCCAGATCGTCACGGAACACGAACACTGGAACATCCCCCTCCCCGGAGAGGGATGCCTTGTCCGTTGGGATCGTCCCCAGGCCAAACTGGGACAAAACTACTTTTCTCCTCAGGGTGTGGAGCTTCATCTTCATTCTCAGCACTGCCATGTGGAGGGGCAACTCCGCTTCGGGCCGCCTGCCTCGCTTCCCGGCGATATTATGGGCCCCTTCCGCTTTGTTCCCTTTTTGGAGTGCCGTCACCGGGTCTTCAGCATGCGGCATCCGGTCACAGGCCAACTTTGTGTCAATGGAAAGACTTATCACTTCGATCACGATCTGGGATATATCGAAGGGGACCAAGGCCGCTCTTTTCCTCGCCGCTACCTCTGGACCCAGTGTCTATTTCCGGAAGGTTCCCTGATGCTCTCAGCCGCAGATATCCCTCTGGGCCCGATTTCCTTCCCCGGTGTGATCGCCGTGCTGTCTATTTTTGGTAAGGTTATAATCCTTGCCACATATTGCGGTGCTAGGATTTTATCTGTTAAAAGTGGGAAAATTTCCGTAAAGCAAAATGACTTGCTACTAACTGCGGAACTTCTGTCTGATCAAGGCCGCCCTCTGCACGCTCCCCAAGGAGGTGAAATGTGCAGAACCATCCGTGAAAACGTATCCTGCCGTGCCCGGTACCACCTGTTTCAGGATGGACAGCTTCTTTGGGCGGGAGAAAGCTGCCAAGCTTCCTTTGAATATGAGTATCCCTGCTGA
- a CDS encoding 3'-5' exonuclease, protein MTGRYIAFDVETPNSANDRISAIGVTVVERGAVVEQHDYLVNPETRFASFNVALTGITPEMVADKPAFPQLWQELEPIFDSGLLIAHNAPFDMSVLAKCLRDYGIRWRPSVSYACTCQMSRRLLPQLPNHKLNTLCDFLGLELDHHRAGSDSLACGEILLHHLHSGVDLTPFIRTYDLIAIRTMQPARRGWGSRR, encoded by the coding sequence ATGACCGGACGGTACATTGCCTTTGATGTGGAGACGCCCAACTCTGCCAATGACCGTATTAGTGCCATTGGTGTTACCGTGGTAGAGAGGGGAGCAGTGGTGGAGCAGCACGACTACCTGGTCAATCCTGAGACCCGGTTCGCCTCTTTTAATGTGGCACTCACCGGAATCACACCGGAGATGGTAGCAGATAAGCCCGCCTTTCCTCAGCTTTGGCAAGAGTTGGAGCCTATTTTTGACAGTGGACTGCTGATCGCCCACAACGCCCCCTTTGATATGTCGGTGCTGGCGAAATGCCTGCGGGATTATGGGATCCGTTGGCGGCCCAGCGTGTCCTATGCCTGTACCTGCCAGATGAGCCGTCGTCTGCTGCCTCAGCTGCCCAACCATAAACTGAATACCCTGTGTGATTTTCTGGGGCTGGAACTGGACCACCACCGGGCGGGCAGCGACAGTCTGGCCTGTGGGGAGATTCTCCTGCACCATCTGCATTCCGGGGTAGATTTAACCCCGTTTATACGTACGTATGACCTTATTGCGATTCGTACTATGCAGCCGGCCAGACGGGGCTGGGGATCACGACGCTAA
- a CDS encoding EFR1 family ferrodoxin (N-terminal region resembles flavodoxins. C-terminal ferrodoxin region binds two 4Fe-4S clusters.), with the protein MIVYFSGTGNSRYCAKMLADKLEDELLDTFHFIRDGIALELTSTKPWIFVAPTYSWRLPRVFETILRSGYFSGSRDAYFVMTCAGDNGNAAPYNQALCQQIGLRYRGTLSVVMPENYTAMFSIPDPELSKKLIDASRFALGKAILSIRDGEDFPPRKAGVLDHLKSGIVNTLFYRFFVKSSPFSVSDACTSCGKCERSCPLGSISMVNGHPAWGKECTHCMACINGCPVQAIEYGRASQGKRRYQCPEYRRGRFRTEAEKNPQ; encoded by the coding sequence ATGATCGTCTATTTCAGCGGCACCGGAAACAGCCGCTACTGTGCCAAGATGCTGGCAGATAAGCTGGAAGATGAGCTGCTGGACACCTTTCACTTTATCCGGGATGGTATTGCACTGGAGCTGACCTCCACAAAGCCCTGGATTTTTGTCGCCCCTACTTACAGTTGGCGTCTCCCGAGAGTTTTTGAGACCATTCTTCGCTCCGGTTATTTTTCCGGCAGCCGGGACGCCTACTTTGTCATGACCTGTGCTGGAGACAATGGAAATGCGGCGCCATACAACCAGGCGCTCTGCCAGCAGATCGGTCTGCGCTACCGTGGAACCCTCTCCGTGGTCATGCCGGAAAACTATACTGCCATGTTCTCCATCCCCGATCCGGAGCTGTCCAAGAAGTTGATAGACGCCTCCCGGTTCGCCCTGGGCAAGGCCATCCTCTCTATCCGGGACGGCGAGGACTTTCCTCCTCGGAAGGCAGGTGTACTGGATCATCTGAAGTCCGGAATTGTCAACACGCTGTTCTATCGCTTTTTTGTCAAATCTTCTCCGTTTTCTGTATCAGATGCCTGTACCTCCTGCGGCAAATGCGAACGCAGCTGCCCCCTTGGTTCCATCTCTATGGTAAACGGGCATCCGGCGTGGGGCAAGGAGTGTACGCACTGCATGGCCTGTATCAATGGCTGCCCCGTCCAAGCCATCGAATATGGTCGAGCCAGCCAGGGAAAACGACGCTACCAGTGCCCGGAATACCGCCGCGGCCGTTTCCGTACAGAGGCCGAGAAGAACCCCCAATAA
- a CDS encoding galactoside ABC transporter permease — translation MATENKILTAEQELKLRQPIDEYVGGIQAKIDALRVDGTDRVIDIQSTLDNLKRDRIYTAQEKEARAAQLKKELEAAKAVENQNKAEISKLIADAESYLKAHYDAEYYQPLLASCRNEKVAAQEKYQAAVAELNKEHQATLSKLTDQHEIKDEKYVHKNRLFDAKMTLAKDLQQVKDRQHAAFDYKYHLIDMLRMSKFTFGETMAQKWENYKYTFNKRDFFLKNGLYLAIIVIFIALCIITPIVKNTQLLTMNNVLNILQQASPRMFLALGVAGLILLAGTDLSIGRMVGMGMTAATIIMHQGINTGSVFGHIFDFTGLPVVARILLALVVCIVLCTIFTTIAGFFTAKFKMHPFISTMANMLVIFGLVTYSTKGVSFGAIDPSIPSMIIPRIGKFPTIILWAVAAIIIVWFIWNKTTFGKNLYAVGGNPEAASVSGISVFLVTVGAFVMAGILYGFGSWLECIRMVGSGSAAYGQGWEMDAIAACVVGGISFTGGIGKISGVVVGVFIFTALTYSLTILGIDTNLQFVFSGIIILVAVTLDCLKYVQKK, via the coding sequence ATGGCAACAGAAAACAAGATTCTTACGGCGGAGCAGGAACTGAAGCTGCGCCAGCCCATCGACGAATACGTCGGCGGCATCCAAGCGAAAATTGATGCTCTGCGGGTGGACGGCACCGACAGAGTCATTGACATCCAGAGCACACTGGATAACCTGAAGCGGGATCGCATCTATACCGCTCAGGAGAAGGAAGCCCGCGCTGCTCAGCTGAAGAAAGAGCTGGAAGCAGCCAAGGCGGTAGAGAACCAGAACAAGGCCGAGATCTCCAAGCTGATTGCTGACGCGGAGAGCTACCTGAAGGCCCATTACGACGCAGAGTACTACCAGCCCCTGCTGGCCAGCTGCCGCAATGAAAAAGTCGCCGCTCAGGAGAAGTACCAGGCCGCTGTGGCTGAGCTCAACAAGGAGCATCAGGCCACCCTGTCCAAGCTCACTGACCAGCACGAAATCAAGGACGAGAAGTACGTTCACAAAAACCGTCTCTTCGACGCCAAGATGACCCTGGCCAAGGACCTCCAGCAGGTCAAGGATCGGCAGCACGCTGCGTTCGATTACAAGTATCACCTGATCGACATGCTCCGCATGTCCAAGTTCACCTTCGGCGAGACCATGGCCCAGAAGTGGGAGAACTATAAGTACACTTTCAATAAGCGGGACTTCTTCCTGAAAAACGGCCTATATCTTGCCATCATTGTCATCTTCATCGCCCTTTGTATCATCACCCCCATCGTCAAGAACACTCAGCTGCTGACGATGAACAACGTGCTGAACATCCTTCAGCAGGCCTCTCCCAGAATGTTCCTGGCTCTCGGCGTGGCCGGCCTGATCCTGCTGGCCGGCACCGACCTGTCCATCGGCCGTATGGTTGGTATGGGCATGACGGCCGCCACTATCATCATGCACCAGGGCATCAACACCGGCTCTGTGTTTGGTCATATCTTTGACTTTACCGGACTGCCTGTGGTGGCCCGCATCCTTCTGGCTCTGGTGGTTTGTATCGTGCTGTGCACCATCTTCACCACCATCGCCGGCTTCTTCACCGCAAAGTTCAAGATGCACCCCTTCATCTCCACCATGGCCAACATGCTGGTCATCTTCGGTCTGGTCACCTACTCCACCAAGGGTGTCTCCTTCGGTGCCATTGATCCCAGCATCCCCAGCATGATTATCCCCCGCATCGGCAAGTTCCCCACCATCATTCTGTGGGCCGTGGCTGCCATTATTATTGTGTGGTTCATCTGGAACAAGACCACCTTTGGTAAGAACCTGTACGCCGTAGGCGGCAACCCTGAGGCCGCTTCCGTATCCGGTATCTCCGTGTTCCTGGTCACCGTGGGTGCCTTCGTGATGGCTGGTATCCTGTATGGCTTCGGCTCTTGGCTGGAGTGTATCCGCATGGTGGGTTCTGGCTCCGCCGCTTACGGCCAGGGCTGGGAAATGGACGCCATCGCCGCCTGCGTGGTCGGTGGTATCTCCTTCACCGGCGGTATCGGTAAGATCTCCGGCGTGGTCGTGGGCGTGTTCATCTTCACCGCTCTGACCTACTCCCTGACTATTCTGGGTATCGACACCAACCTGCAGTTCGTTTTCTCCGGCATCATCATTCTGGTCGCCGTGACCCTGGACTGCTTGAAGTACGTGCAGAAGAAGTAA
- a CDS encoding MATE family efflux transporter produces MGQKSNSFLETEPVGKLMRKYAIPCIISLLVAALYNIVDQIFIANASYLGSYGNAANTVVFPLTVVALAVAVLIGDGCCAFVSICLGANEKENAHRSIGNAVVLCLAASILLTAIYLLFQEPILTMFGGRVNDETFRHSKEYFFYITLGVPFYMFGQAMNPIIRSDGSPKFAMASTLAGAVVNIILDPVFIFGCKWGMMGAAAATVLGQILTAVLAVWYLCHMRAVSLSKDSFRMRQALIGKFIPLGLCSLLSQISLVAAMAAINNMIRQYGALDPIFGQPEYAQIPMAVVGIVMKFFQIVISIAVGMAAGCIPIVGFNIGAGRKDRAKSLFTHLLLAEAAAGAVALVIVEYFPVQLISIFGAANESSYYTSFAIKSFRIYLCMMVLACINKGTFIYLQSLGKALASTVLSTVREVVFGVGFALLLPVFFGLDGVLYSMPVSDLLTFLIAVLMIRFTYKSLAS; encoded by the coding sequence ATGGGTCAGAAATCAAATTCTTTTTTGGAAACGGAACCAGTCGGAAAACTTATGAGGAAATATGCTATTCCCTGTATTATTTCCTTGCTGGTGGCTGCATTGTATAACATCGTCGATCAGATTTTTATTGCTAACGCTTCCTATCTGGGCTCCTACGGCAATGCAGCCAACACCGTGGTCTTTCCTTTGACTGTGGTAGCATTGGCTGTGGCTGTGCTGATTGGTGACGGCTGCTGTGCCTTTGTAAGTATCTGCCTGGGTGCAAATGAAAAAGAAAACGCTCACCGCAGCATTGGCAATGCCGTTGTTCTCTGCCTGGCGGCCAGCATATTGCTTACCGCTATCTATCTGCTCTTCCAAGAGCCTATCCTGACCATGTTTGGCGGTCGGGTCAATGACGAAACCTTCCGTCATTCCAAAGAATACTTCTTTTATATCACCTTGGGAGTTCCCTTTTACATGTTCGGGCAGGCAATGAACCCTATCATCCGCTCCGATGGCAGTCCTAAATTTGCCATGGCCTCTACCTTGGCCGGTGCTGTGGTCAATATTATTTTGGATCCTGTCTTTATCTTCGGATGCAAATGGGGCATGATGGGGGCCGCGGCAGCCACTGTGCTGGGTCAGATTCTCACCGCAGTTCTCGCTGTCTGGTATCTATGCCACATGCGGGCGGTATCCTTGTCCAAAGACAGTTTCCGCATGCGTCAGGCATTGATTGGAAAATTCATTCCCTTAGGTCTGTGCAGCCTGCTTTCTCAAATCTCTCTGGTGGCCGCTATGGCCGCCATTAACAATATGATTCGGCAATACGGCGCTCTGGACCCCATCTTCGGGCAGCCTGAGTATGCCCAAATTCCCATGGCTGTAGTAGGCATCGTAATGAAGTTTTTCCAGATCGTTATCTCCATCGCCGTAGGAATGGCTGCAGGCTGTATCCCCATCGTTGGCTTTAACATCGGTGCCGGACGAAAGGATCGGGCCAAGAGCTTGTTTACCCACCTACTGCTCGCAGAGGCGGCAGCGGGTGCGGTAGCACTGGTTATTGTAGAGTACTTTCCAGTCCAGCTTATTTCCATCTTCGGCGCAGCCAATGAAAGCTCTTACTACACGTCTTTTGCCATCAAGTCCTTCCGCATCTACCTGTGCATGATGGTCCTGGCCTGCATCAACAAGGGCACCTTCATCTACCTTCAGTCTCTGGGAAAGGCACTGGCTTCCACGGTACTGTCCACAGTACGTGAAGTGGTCTTTGGCGTCGGTTTTGCATTACTGCTGCCTGTATTTTTTGGTTTGGACGGCGTATTGTACTCCATGCCGGTCTCCGATCTTCTCACTTTTCTGATTGCCGTGCTGATGATCCGTTTCACTTACAAATCGTTAGCGTCGTGA